A single region of the Gasterosteus aculeatus chromosome 1, fGasAcu3.hap1.1, whole genome shotgun sequence genome encodes:
- the LOC120826538 gene encoding T-cell surface glycoprotein CD3 epsilon chain → MGAQATFAVLFLLTAMANAGIIPTSTDPLGTVKFSNGNFIMDCPKIGTWFKKHADINHENASYTQTYSGKTKGFYHCKYGTEEYYFYVKGKGCARCFEVAPEIVAAAIVVDVVGTACVMLMVFRCTKKKSSAASKAPARPGGRPPPAPSPHYEPLNLHTRSEGPYSTVSRTG, encoded by the exons ATGGGTGCTCAGGCCACGTTCGCCGTCCTCTTTCTGCTCACAGCTATGGCCAACGCTGGCATCATACCTACGAGCACTGATCCTCTAG GAACGGTAAAATTCTCGAATGGAAACTTCATAATGGATTGTCCTAAAATCGGGACTTGGTTCAAGAAACATGCCGATATAAATCATGAAAACGCATCGTATACTCAAACGTATAGTGGCAAAACCAAAGGCTTCTACCACTGCAAATACGGGACAGAAGAATATTATTTCTACGTGAAAGGAAAAG GGTGCGCTCGCTGCTTTGAGGTGGCCCCGGAAATTGTCGCGGCGGCCATTGTTGTGGACGTGGTGGGGACGGCGTGCGTGATGCTGATGGTCTTCAGGTGCACCAAGAAGAAAAGCTCGGCCGCCTCCAAAG CACCAGCTCGCCCGGGAGGCCGGCCTCCACCTGCCCCGTCTCCTCACTACGAG CCGCTGAACCTCCACACTCGCTCCGAGGGTCCTTACTCCACCGTGAGCAGGACGGGATAG